One genomic segment of Cohaesibacter gelatinilyticus includes these proteins:
- the pgl gene encoding 6-phosphogluconolactonase, with amino-acid sequence MTDIRSYDTREQLMHSLAEKVASELRAALETKDSASLAVPGGTTPEPFFLNLRKQDLDWEKVFILLTDERFVPESSPRSNSALIRRSLLQEHAAKATYVPLYMAGDAPEEVLQDLCAGLDQALPLDICVLGMGTDMHTASLFPGADLLNEALSDAAPALLPMRAPGAPEPRLTLTAPVLKAAGSVHLLIAGEEKKTALEQAMNGQDEFEAPVRAILNRDQSTLVHYAD; translated from the coding sequence GTGACAGACATCCGCTCCTACGACACCCGCGAACAATTGATGCACTCTTTGGCAGAAAAGGTGGCCAGCGAGTTGAGAGCCGCACTTGAGACAAAAGACTCTGCCAGTCTTGCGGTGCCAGGCGGAACAACGCCTGAGCCTTTCTTCCTCAATCTGCGCAAGCAGGACCTGGATTGGGAAAAGGTTTTTATTCTTCTGACCGACGAACGCTTCGTGCCGGAAAGCTCTCCACGCTCCAATAGCGCCCTGATCCGGCGCAGCCTGTTGCAGGAACACGCCGCCAAAGCCACTTATGTGCCGCTCTATATGGCAGGTGATGCACCAGAAGAAGTTTTGCAAGATCTCTGTGCCGGGCTTGATCAGGCCCTGCCTTTGGATATCTGCGTTCTTGGCATGGGCACCGATATGCATACGGCTTCGCTTTTCCCGGGCGCTGATTTGCTGAACGAAGCCTTGTCCGACGCTGCCCCTGCCCTGTTGCCCATGCGCGCACCCGGCGCACCGGAACCACGCCTCACCCTGACCGCACCTGTTCTCAAAGCTGCCGGGTCCGTTCATCTGCTTATTGCTGGTGAGGAGAAGAAAACCGCTCTTGAACAGGCCATGAATGGTCAGGATGAGTTCGAAGCACCGGTTCGTGCAATTTTGAACCGCGACCAATCCACCCTGGTTCATTATGCAGATTAG